In Leptospira montravelensis, the DNA window CATCAGCTGCAGTTTCAATAATCGCACGTAACCTGGATTCACTTTTTAATAAGTTTTGAAATAGATCTTTATAACTGATAAAAGCAATAGTAACCACTGCTGAACCAATCACAAAAATACTTCCAAAGCTAACAAGTGCCGCTAAAAAAAATTGATCTGAATTTGTTTTATCTAAAACCTGAGTGGGATCGATCACAAAACGAGCGGCGGCCATTCCTGTGTAATGCATCCCAGAAATAGCACTGCCCATTACAATTCCACTAATCAAAGTTAAATACTTTGTTTTAATCTTTAACTTTGTTTCTTTCAATCGAAACTGGATAAAAATAGAAAGGATAGCAAGGGAAATTGCAACAACGAGTGAAATGAAAAACAAATATGGATCATACATTAATTTAGGTCGCATTTCCATTGCAGCCATTCCCATATAATGCATAAAACCAATGCCTGCTCCAACTAAAATACCAACTGAAATTAGTTCTTTGCGGGTGATTTTCTTTTTGTTTAATGTTTGTAAGGCGAAATAAGAAGCAATAAAACTAGGAAGAATGGAAAGAATGGTTATTGATTTATGATAAGTTACCTTAGTACATAAATCAAATGACATCATACCGATAAAGTGCATGGACCAAACTGCCCCACCCATAGATAAACTAGATGTAAAGAGAATGGCTAACCGAGAGTATTGATTCTCAAGGTTAGAAAAACGTTTGAGCATATACAAAGAAATCCAGGATGCAAAAATAGAAATGAAAATGGAAAGAGAAACCAACCAATAATTATAGGAGCCTTCCACAAAGCTCAATTGATCTGCATCTAAGATAAAATAATGTTTTAGAAATTCGATCCCCATTTGTTCGTATCCTATACCAACTAAATCATATCATTCATTTAGTGATTCTTTGGATACTAGGTAAATTAGATAGATTCTAAAATATTATTTTTATTTTCAGTACTAGCACTAAATTAAAAAGGAAAGGAACTAAAACAAAAGCATGGATGTGGTGATTTTTGCTATGCGACAAAACCAAAAGGTTTGCAGATAATCAATAAGGAGTAATAACAAAATATTAGAATATACGGAATCAAACATATATTTAACTTAACGAGCTACATTGTTAGTGAATGGCAAATCTGGATCATTTTCTCCTTGGTGGTTAATTCAATGCCTCATTACAAGTTTTTTTTGGAACACTATCATGGTTGAAAAATTAGGAAGAATTTGGAGACCAATCGGTCCACTATCTTGAAATTCATCTAACAATGATTTATAATTTTATTGCCTATGACAGAAACCTAAATAAATTTTGCAAATGGATTTAATTTTAAAAAACAAAAATGCCATCGTTACTGGTGCCGCCCTGGGAATCGGAAGAGAAACTTCCCTTTTACTTGCAAAAAGAGGTGCTCACGTCATCGTTTCTGATATCAATGTAACAGAAGGGAATCGAGTGGTTCAAGAAATAGAATCCTCAGGAGGAACCGCAGAATTTATTAAATGTGATGTCACTAACGAAGAGGAAATTATAACTCTAATAGACACATTCAAATCTAAAAAGCAAAGATTAGATATTATGGTAAACAATGCGGGAATTGCAAACAAACCCACATTTATGCATAAGGTGACAACGGAAGTTTGGAACCGTTTGATTTTAATGGATCTAACCAGTGTATTTTGGTGCCAAAAATATGCCACAAAACAAATGCTAAGTGATAGAATTGGCGGATCGATCATCAATGTTGCCTCAATTGCAGGACTTGGTGCTTCCCCCTCTCTTGGACCTTATTGTGTAGCAAAAGCGGGTGTGATTGAACTGACCACAACGGGAGCAATGGAAGTGGCAAGGTTTGGTGTTCGGATCAATGCGGTTTGTCCCGGTTGGACAGAAACTGCCATCTTAGATGTAGCAGGTGAACGTGGGAAAGAGGCTATGGAAAAAAATATCCCGATGGCAAGGCTTGGAAAACCGGCGGAAGTCGCAAACCTGATTGGATTTTTAGCATCAGAGGAATCTAGTTTTATTACGGGATCTGTGTACCGCGTGGATGGGGGAACGAGAAGTTAGGGAGAGATCGAGAGTTGTCCCGTGAAAGGGATACGAAGGGCTTGGTCTGACGGATGTCAGACGGGAGCGTTAGCGCACCCCGGAGAAGCCCGCTCCCCGAAACTTTTTCGGGGATTCACCCTAAAAAATCCTATCGCATAATTTCGAATAAACGGCCAAGTAAACTGTCTTGGGTTTGCATGGTTTTGGAATTAGCTTCGTAGGCGCGGTTTACTTCAATCATATCTACCATCTCTGTCACAACCGATACATTCGATGCTTCGAGATAACCTTGTAATACTTGTGGAGCAAGTAGTTCAGGAAAGGCTGTAGGTTCGCCGGATTCAGGGGTGTCGGAATAAAAGGAGTCTCCTTCTTTGTCTAGGTGGCGTGGGTTTTCTACCGTGCGGATTTTTAATTTATCGAGAAGGACTGGGTCTTCGAACCGGTTTTCGCTAAAGTTGGTTCCATCTTTGGGAGCGGTTCCGAGTTTCGCGTTGATATAAATTTCTCCATTTTCTTTCACAAGGAAATTTCCTTGGTTCACTTGAATGGGGCCTTTTTCCCCGAGAAGAGGAAATCCTTGTGGGGTCACCACAAACCCATTTTTATCCAAAACAAAACTACCGCTTCTTGTCAGGCGTTCACCGCGGTTGGTTAGAACGGAAAAGAAGGCAGGTTTTTCCATACCAGGTTGGTCTTGCACCATAAGGTCAAAAATATTATCTGTTTTTTTAACGGCACCTTGTTCAAAGCGAGTGTAAACTTCGTTCACTTCGGCACCAAACCCCAGTTTACCGACTACAGGAGAAGTATCAAAGGAACCCATAGGTGTTTTTCCAATCCCGTCTTCCGAATAACGGTGGAGTAACATTTCAGGAAAGGTTTTGAAGACCGTGGTATCTTTTTTGAATGCAGTTTTATCCACATTGGCCAAATTGTTGGCGACCACGTCCATTCTCACTTGTTGGGAAATCATCCCATTGGCACCAGTATAGAGTCCTCGTAACATAAAGTTCCTACCTATACTTTCTTTCGACCAGATCTGCCAAATCCCCAAGAGAAAATGCGACATAGTTAAAAAAGAGTTGAAGTTTTCTTTAATTTTTAGGAGAAAAGAAGGACATGAAGTTATCCATCGGAAACCTACCCCAGTCTCTCACTGAAGAAGCCTTAGAAAAACTTCTTTCTGCGCATGGAAAAGTGGAACACCTCCAAATCAAACGGGACAAAATCACAAAGGTATCTTTGGGATATGGAACGGCAGATATGGCGGATGCCGATGCTACCAAGGCGATTTCTGCTCTCAACGGAAAAGAAATCGAAGGTAAGGCCATCGTCATTGTAAACCAAGAAGAACTGACTAAATCGCAAAATGAAGCTGCCAAAAAGAAAGGAAGCCCAGCGGTCGCAAAACCTACCTTCGGTAGAAACCAAACTACTGGCGGCGGTAACACGGGTGTACAAAGGAGAGGCGGTTCTCGCGGTTCTTAGATGAGACAACTGACCGGTAGTTACCTCTCCATTGGAGCCGGAGAGAATCAAATCCCTCTCATCCATGCAGCAAAAGCCAGAGGACTCAAAGTCATCTCCGTAGACACAAATCCTGAGGCACCAGGTCTTGTAGATTCAGACATTCGCATATTAGAATCGACTCATGAGTATAGGAAAATTCTGCATGCGATGAGCCGAGTCCCACTTCCTTTCAAACTGATGGGAGTGGGATCCCGTTCTTTTGGAAAGGCAGTGTATACTGTTTCGTATTTAGCCGAAAAATTAAAACTTCGGGGAAATCCAAGGGATACAGTGAATTTGTTTTTGGATAAAGAAAAATTCAAAAACTCTGTTCAAAAGTTTGGAATTCCTCTGCCTCCATCCCTCCATTCTAATTTATCACTTAAATCCAAAGAAAAAAAAATGGATTTAAGTTTTCCCCTCATCGCCAAACCCAAAGAAGGTTCTGGGAAAAAGGGAATTACTGTTCTTGAAAACGAAGCAGATTATAAAAAATTCACAAAATTAAAAACTAGCGAAAGTTACCTTTTAGAACCATACATCCCAGGAGATGAAGTCACTGTCCTTGGTTTCGTTATCACAAAACGATTTTACTTGGTTTCCCTCACAGATAAAATCACAACTGGTAAACCTAACTTTATCGAGGTGGCTCATGTGGCTCCTTCTCGTCATATCGATATGGCGGGGGAAATCAAAATGATCTGCCAAGCCGTTGTGACAGCGACCAAACTAAAAACAGGACCTTTTGTTGCCGAATTCAAAATCACTAAAAATAAAGAATGCCTTCTTATCGAATCAGCCCCAGAAGTGGGAGGAGAATTTTTAGCCGATGTATTAATTCCAGAACACTACGGATACAAATATTTCAATGATTTACTTTCTGTTACCATTGGTGAAAAAACAAGGCCAGTTTTCTTAAAAAAGGCAAAAGACGGGATCACCAAGTCTGCGTTAGTGTTTACACTTCCTCCAGAACGCCAAAAAAAAATGGGAGAACCTGTGACCTTAGAAACAAACACGGGGGAAACTTTATTTTTCCAAAAACAAATTGTTCAAACGGGTGTGGCCTTAGATAAATTAGAAGGTAATCACAAAAGAACCCAAGTTTTTGGAATTGCAACCAAACAATCTATTTCCACCGAAGATTGGTTAGACTCCCTTTTTCAAAGATTGAATTCATGAAAAATGTCTGGGATGAACATTATGAAAGACCAAAATCAAAATTGGCCTTTCCTGACGAAAATTTAGTACGACTTTTGTCACGGATCCAACCAAGGAACCGGAATGCTCTCGACTTCGGATGTGGTTCTGGAAGGCATTCCTACCTTCTCCAAAATGAAGGTTATACAGTCACTGCCTGCGACACTGCAAAAACTACCATTGACCTGTTAAATGAGGAAAGTTCTTCCATTCGTTTTCTACATACTCCAGATATTAATCTTCCCTTTTCAACAAAAGAATTTGGACTCATTGTGAGTTGGGGTGTTTTTCATTATAACCCAAGAGAGGATGCCAAAATTCTTTTATCTTCTTTATATAAATCACTAGACGAAGGTGGTTATCTATTGGGTTCCATTCGTGCAGACGGAGATACTCATTTAGGTCTCACTCAAGGTAAAATGAATTTGGCAGATCTAAGCGGTGGTTATGCGGAAACCTATTCTTTAGAAAATTTGAAAAATTTTTTATCTATTTTTTCAAAAGTATCCATCGGTTATTCGGAAAGAACCCCCCTTGGCAAACTGGAGG includes these proteins:
- a CDS encoding SDR family NAD(P)-dependent oxidoreductase; this translates as MDLILKNKNAIVTGAALGIGRETSLLLAKRGAHVIVSDINVTEGNRVVQEIESSGGTAEFIKCDVTNEEEIITLIDTFKSKKQRLDIMVNNAGIANKPTFMHKVTTEVWNRLILMDLTSVFWCQKYATKQMLSDRIGGSIINVASIAGLGASPSLGPYCVAKAGVIELTTTGAMEVARFGVRINAVCPGWTETAILDVAGERGKEAMEKNIPMARLGKPAEVANLIGFLASEESSFITGSVYRVDGGTRS
- a CDS encoding flagellar hook-basal body protein is translated as MLRGLYTGANGMISQQVRMDVVANNLANVDKTAFKKDTTVFKTFPEMLLHRYSEDGIGKTPMGSFDTSPVVGKLGFGAEVNEVYTRFEQGAVKKTDNIFDLMVQDQPGMEKPAFFSVLTNRGERLTRSGSFVLDKNGFVVTPQGFPLLGEKGPIQVNQGNFLVKENGEIYINAKLGTAPKDGTNFSENRFEDPVLLDKLKIRTVENPRHLDKEGDSFYSDTPESGEPTAFPELLAPQVLQGYLEASNVSVVTEMVDMIEVNRAYEANSKTMQTQDSLLGRLFEIMR
- a CDS encoding RNA recognition motif domain-containing protein — encoded protein: MKLSIGNLPQSLTEEALEKLLSAHGKVEHLQIKRDKITKVSLGYGTADMADADATKAISALNGKEIEGKAIVIVNQEELTKSQNEAAKKKGSPAVAKPTFGRNQTTGGGNTGVQRRGGSRGS
- a CDS encoding ATP-grasp domain-containing protein; translated protein: MRQLTGSYLSIGAGENQIPLIHAAKARGLKVISVDTNPEAPGLVDSDIRILESTHEYRKILHAMSRVPLPFKLMGVGSRSFGKAVYTVSYLAEKLKLRGNPRDTVNLFLDKEKFKNSVQKFGIPLPPSLHSNLSLKSKEKKMDLSFPLIAKPKEGSGKKGITVLENEADYKKFTKLKTSESYLLEPYIPGDEVTVLGFVITKRFYLVSLTDKITTGKPNFIEVAHVAPSRHIDMAGEIKMICQAVVTATKLKTGPFVAEFKITKNKECLLIESAPEVGGEFLADVLIPEHYGYKYFNDLLSVTIGEKTRPVFLKKAKDGITKSALVFTLPPERQKKMGEPVTLETNTGETLFFQKQIVQTGVALDKLEGNHKRTQVFGIATKQSISTEDWLDSLFQRLNS
- a CDS encoding class I SAM-dependent methyltransferase, whose translation is MKNVWDEHYERPKSKLAFPDENLVRLLSRIQPRNRNALDFGCGSGRHSYLLQNEGYTVTACDTAKTTIDLLNEESSSIRFLHTPDINLPFSTKEFGLIVSWGVFHYNPREDAKILLSSLYKSLDEGGYLLGSIRADGDTHLGLTQGKMNLADLSGGYAETYSLENLKNFLSIFSKVSIGYSERTPLGKLEERICHWFFLAEK